A part of Perca fluviatilis chromosome 15, GENO_Pfluv_1.0, whole genome shotgun sequence genomic DNA contains:
- the LOC120575363 gene encoding butyrophilin subfamily 3 member A3-like, which translates to MMQCFHFMVEPAKNLTAKIKESHKRAKNEKREPLDEDQLFIVDLARDLSRVCQRSAVLENIWNLDDIWPASLCRVFILQWASMLESKKRPLQTDGWPEMDEVKQPDMINEQDVLQAKTVILNWIKDLRAQPEQSVWPGEPVAKALEDLQSAWRWGRAPNLLTAMELVFWTLIVQRPDKDTIPQQWLMWKQRTQKIGAISYIPQPVWDWISDASVEVTLDLDTANPDLLITDEKRMRCGFERKDVPNYHQRFDGWWCAVGIEGFSSGRHYWEVDVGERDWRLGVAKESALRKGFKSLNTDTGYLSLRLERGTELKALTVPFTALPAGLIPRKVGIYLDYDRGQLSFYDVDKHFHIYTYNESFGEKLFPLFGTVEIGKDLVIKSPAAKTQCLCPTPCLWG; encoded by the exons ATGATGCAGTGTTTTCACTTCATGGTGGAGCCGGCCAAAAACCTTACCGCCAAGATAAAG GAATCGCATAAGAGAGCGAAGAATGAGAAGAGGGAGCCTTTGGATGAGGATCAGCTGTTTATTGTGGATCTGGCTCGAGATCTAAGCCGAGTGTGCCAG CGGTCAGCAGTCCTGGAGAACATCTGGAACCTTGATGACATCTGGCCAGCCTCTCTCTGCAGGGTCTTCATTCTACAGTGGGCCTCCATGTTAGAGAGCAAG AAGAGGCCCTTGCAGACAGATGGCTGGCCAGAGATGGACGAGGTCAAACAGCCTGATATGATTAATGAGCAGGACGTGCTGCAGGCCAAAACTGTGATCCTCAACTGGATCAAGGACCTGAGAGCTCAGCCTGAG CAAAGTGTGTGGCCTGGGGAACCTGTTGCAAAGGCTCTGGAGGACCTGCAGTCAGCCTGGCGCTGGGGGCGCGCGCCCAATCTGCTGACGGCTATGGAGCTGGTTTTTTGGACTTTAATCGTGCAGCGCCCAGATAAG GATACCATTCCGCAGCAGTGGCTCATGTGGAAGCAGAGGACTCAAAAGATTG GTGCCATATCCTACATTCCTCAACCAG TGTGGGATTGGATCTCAGATGCTTCAG TGGAGGTCACTCTGGATCTGGACACCGCCAACCCTGATCTGCTCATCACTGACGAGAAGAGGATGCGCTGTGGCTTTGAGCGGAAGGATGTTCCCAACTACCACCAACGCTTCGACGGCTGGTGGTGTGCTGTCGGGATTGAGGGCTTCAGCTCGGGCCGCCACTACTGGGAGGTGGACGTGGGAGAGCGGGACTGGAGGCTGGGCGTGGCCAAAGAATCGGCCCTGAGGAAAGGCTTCAAGTCCCTGAACACAGACACGGGTTACCTGAGCCTGCGGCTGGAGAGGGGCACTGAGCTGAAGGCACTGACGGTGCCATTCACAGCCCTGCCGGCCGGCCTCATCCCCCGCAAGGTGGGCATCTACCTCGACTACGACCGCGGCCAGCTGTCCTTCTATGACGTGGACAAACACTTCCACATTTACACCTACAACGAGAGCTTCGGTGAGAAGCTTTTCCCCTTGTTTGGGACAGTGGAGATCGGCAAGGATCTGGTGATCAAGTCTCCAGCGGCTAAGACCCAATGTCTCTGCCCCACTCCCTGCCTCTGGGGTTGa
- the LOC120573875 gene encoding uncharacterized protein LOC120573875 isoform X1 gives MWTLCHPVWDRADNEEQRQTWSPFLSLTVLYKMRAFVLGLMSSGGFLKGTLTVYTEEMSTTASPTIPSSQLTSDQLTVVAASFSSLVFFVVIVVLLSIIYRKDLQCCKLRSYHGPHADMDAPPQYYSSRQTLVGSPCLEQTQIMDDNNTQQAGQLFYVGLPSSYSLPTLEAPLPRLPSYESVRKKDRQRQIHLMIADRFGLNGPIVTEPPPTYEESIRQSMELPYNILSSGLDISPPQSTYTNTGPDTHHPVNCDNTNSTVLHV, from the exons ATGTGGACACTCTGTCACCCTGTCTGGGACCGAGCAGACAATGAAGAGCAGCGACAGACCTGGTCTCCGTTTCTTTCTCTGACTGTATTATATAAGATGAGAGCCTTTGTGTTGGGACTGATGAGTTCAGGAGGATTTCTGAAGGGAACATTAACAGTTTACACAGAAGAAATGTCCACAACTGCAAGTCCAACCATCCCCTCCTCACAGCTGACATCGGATCAACTCACAGTGGTCGCTGCATCCT TTTCTTCTCTGGTGTTCTTTGTGGTCATTGTGGTGCTGCTGTCCATCATTTACCGCAAGGATCTTCAGTGCTGCAAACTCCGCTCCTATCATGGGCCACATGCAGATAtg GATGCTCCTCCTCAGTACTacagcagcagacagacactGGTGGGATCTCCTTGTCTGGAGCAGACTCAGATCATGGATGACAACAACACTCAG caGGCAGGTCAGCTGTTCTACGTCGGCCTGCCCTCCAGCTACAGCCTGCCGACGCTGGAGGCCCCCCTGCCGAGACTCCCCTCCTACGAGAGCGTCCGAAAGAAGGACCGCCAGAGGCAGATCCACCTAATGATCGCAGACCGCTTCGGCCTCAATGGACCCATTGTGACTGAG CCTCCTCCAACATATGAAGAGAGTATCCGCCAGTCAATGGAGCTGCCGTACAACATTCTCTCATCCGGTCTGGACATCTCCCCTCCTCAGAGTACGTACACCAACACAGGGCCCGACACACATCATCCAGTCAACTGTGATAACACCAATAGCACTGTTCTACATGTGTGA
- the LOC120573875 gene encoding uncharacterized protein LOC120573875 isoform X2 → MWTLCHPVWDRADNEEQRQTWSPFLSLTVLYKMRAFVLGLMSSGGFLKGTLTVYTEEMSTTASPTIPSSQLTSDQLTVVAASFSSLVFFVVIVVLLSIIYRKDLQCCKLRSYHGPHADMDAPPQYYSSRQTLVGSPCLEQTQIMDDNNTQAGQLFYVGLPSSYSLPTLEAPLPRLPSYESVRKKDRQRQIHLMIADRFGLNGPIVTEPPPTYEESIRQSMELPYNILSSGLDISPPQSTYTNTGPDTHHPVNCDNTNSTVLHV, encoded by the exons ATGTGGACACTCTGTCACCCTGTCTGGGACCGAGCAGACAATGAAGAGCAGCGACAGACCTGGTCTCCGTTTCTTTCTCTGACTGTATTATATAAGATGAGAGCCTTTGTGTTGGGACTGATGAGTTCAGGAGGATTTCTGAAGGGAACATTAACAGTTTACACAGAAGAAATGTCCACAACTGCAAGTCCAACCATCCCCTCCTCACAGCTGACATCGGATCAACTCACAGTGGTCGCTGCATCCT TTTCTTCTCTGGTGTTCTTTGTGGTCATTGTGGTGCTGCTGTCCATCATTTACCGCAAGGATCTTCAGTGCTGCAAACTCCGCTCCTATCATGGGCCACATGCAGATAtg GATGCTCCTCCTCAGTACTacagcagcagacagacactGGTGGGATCTCCTTGTCTGGAGCAGACTCAGATCATGGATGACAACAACACTCAG GCAGGTCAGCTGTTCTACGTCGGCCTGCCCTCCAGCTACAGCCTGCCGACGCTGGAGGCCCCCCTGCCGAGACTCCCCTCCTACGAGAGCGTCCGAAAGAAGGACCGCCAGAGGCAGATCCACCTAATGATCGCAGACCGCTTCGGCCTCAATGGACCCATTGTGACTGAG CCTCCTCCAACATATGAAGAGAGTATCCGCCAGTCAATGGAGCTGCCGTACAACATTCTCTCATCCGGTCTGGACATCTCCCCTCCTCAGAGTACGTACACCAACACAGGGCCCGACACACATCATCCAGTCAACTGTGATAACACCAATAGCACTGTTCTACATGTGTGA
- the xylt2 gene encoding xylosyltransferase 2 isoform X2 has product MVASARVQKLLRRYKLAIAAALTILLVQGLVVWSLRGLEEGEAQRKTRRSKLPDHNSQDPKRDPALWKKQNSLSGRGRWSGRSERTGGTAASALRRGTNRKGEKPSIRLKSPQERGMTGAGLDTVALHDLSSSRNFSETRGGTDGAAKLPTAAILGEPGSVDGAHQAPSSDFVPKCDIIGKDALSALHRAGSQQCRQEIGNIVCQHQAGKLMPDALPQFCPELGISNPVQAVGEMDNSLSKVENPVRVAFVLMVHGRAVRQLKRLIKAIYHRDHYYYIHVDKRSGYMHREVMQIAQQYPNIRATTWRMVTIWGGASLLKAYLHSMQDLLSILDWKWDFFINLSATDFPTRTNDELVSFLSQQRDKNFLKSHGRENARFIKKQGLDRLFHECDNHMWRLGERSIPEGLEVSGGSDWFALTHRFVEYVINSQDALVSGLKQFYSYALLPAESFFHTVLGNSHMCDTLVDNNLRVTNWNRKLGCKCQYKHIVDWCGCSPNDFKPQDLIRIQQLTRPTFFARKFESTVNQEALDILDTHLYGQYAPGTVAVKAYWESLFEQLDGVGSLSDVALTAYTAFFRLGLKNLVATQSKVEACRFEPVGYPLSIHMYFYDDRFQGYLIRQEVQAVGSKVRETLEMWAVPQSTLVLETNLKEFERLKNLEIGTEWDPKERIFRNFGGVIGPLSEPLAVQKWARGPNLTATIVWIDPALVVAASYDITVDVDAEYTQYKPPLQHPLRPGTWTVRVLKQWERVAEVRFLVMPLTFKDKEPLRKEDSWLHAGPAGNLYTEQSFQQLSSVLKLPPQESAMQEAQRKAQLVGQPLEAWVDSSIETFWVTGGLCATQTSSCPAVGPCSKTSWSSLSPDPKSELGPVKSDGRIR; this is encoded by the exons ATGGTGGCCAGCGCTCGAGTACAGAAGCTGCTCCGACGATATAAACTAGCGATTGCCGCAGCATTAACTATTCTCCTGGTCCAGGGGCTTGTGGTATGGAGTCTAAGGGGTCTGGAAGAAGGCGAGGCACAG AGAAAAACACGACGCTCTAAGCTGCCTGACCACAACAGCCAGGACCCCAAGAGAGACCCCGCACTTTGGAAGAAACAAAACTCTTTGTCGGGGAGGGGCAGATGGAGCGGCAGGTCGGAGAGGACGGGGGGCACGGCAGCCAGCGCACTGAGGAGAGGGACCAACCGCAAAGGAGAAAAGCCCAGCATCAGGCTGAAGTCTCCCCAGGAGCGGGGGATGACGGGAGCTGGATTGGATACTGTGGCCCTCCATGACCTGTCCAGCAGCCGCAACTTCAGCGAGACCCGAGGTGGCACTGACGGGGCGGCAAAGTTACCCACTGCTGCAATACTGGGGGAGCCGGGCAGCGTGGACGGGGCGCACCAAGCCCCCAGCAGTGACTTTGTGCCTAAATGTGATATCATAGGCAAGGACGCGCTGTCTGCCCTTCATCGCGCTGGGTCACAGCAGTGCCGACAGGAGATCGGCAACATCGTGTGTCAGCATCAGGCCGGGAAGCTCATGCCAGACGCACTTCCTCAGTTCTGCCCCGAGCTCG GTATATCAAATCCGGTCCAGGCCGTTGGCGAGATGGACAACAGCCTGTCCAAAGTGGAGAACCCCGTCAGAGTGGCATTCGTTCTGATGGTCCACGGCCGTGCTGTACGGCAGCTCAAGCGCCTCATCAAAGCCATATATCACCGTGACCACTACTACTACATCCACGTGGACAAG CGCTCCGGCTACATGCATCGGGAGGTCATGCAGATAGCCCAGCAGTACCCAAACATACGAGCCACTACCTGGCGGATGGTCACCATCTGGGGTGGTGCCAGCCTGCTAAAGGCCTACCTGCACAGCATGCAGGACCTGCTCTCTATTCTGGACTGGAAGTGGGATTTTTTCATCAATCTCAGCGCTACAGATTTTCCCACCAG GACCAATGATGAACTGGTGTCGTTCCTGTCGCAGCAAAGGGACAAGAACTTCCTCAAGTCCCACGGGAGAGAAAATGCCCG GTTTATTAAGAAGCAGGGCCTTGACCGTCTCTTCCACGAGTGTGACAACCACATGTGGCGTCTCGGCGAACGCAGCATTCCCGAAGGCCTGGAGGTCTCAGGCGGCTCTGATTGGTTTGCGCTCACCCACCGCTTCGTGGAATACGTCATCAACTCCCAGGATGCCCTGGTGTCGGGGCTGAAGCAGTTCTACTCCTACGCTCTGCTCCCTGCTGAG TCCTTCTTCCACACGGTGCTCGGGAACAGTCACATGTGTGACACCCTGGTGGACAACAACCTGCGTGTCACCAACTGGAACCGTAAGCTGGGCTGTAAATGCCAGTACAAGCACATTGTCGACTGGTGTGGCTGCTCTCCCAACGATTTCAAACCGCAAGACCTCATCCGGATCCAG CAATTGACCCGTCCGACATTCTTTGCCCGCAAGTTTGAGTCAACCGTGAACCAGGAGGCCTTAGACATCCTGGACACTCACCTGTATGGCCAGTACGCTCCGGGCACCGTTGCCGTCAAGGCGTACTGGGAGAGCCTGTTTGAGCAGTTGGATGGTGTGGGCTCACTCAGTGACGTGGCTCTCACTGCTTACACCGCTTTCTTTCGTCTTGGTTTAAAGAATCTGGTGGCCACTCAGAGCAAAGTGGAGGCCTGCAG GTTTGAACCAGTAGGCTACCCTCTATCAATACACATGTACTTTTATGACGACCGTTTCCAAGGATATCTGATCCGTCAGGAAGTCCAGGCTGTGGGTTCAAAGGTCAGGGAGACACTGGAGATGTGGGCAGTGCCCCAGTCCACGCTTGTCCTCGAGACAAACCTAAAGGAGTTTGAAAGGCTCAAGAATCTGGAA ATCGGCACAGAGTGGGATCCTAAAGAAAGAATCTTTCGCAACTTTGGGGGCGTGATTGGCCCTTTGAGTGAACCACTTGCAGTCCAGAAGTGGGCACGCGGCCCCAACCTGACAGCCACTATTGTATGGATTGACCCAGCTCTGGTGGTGGCTGCATCTTATGACATTACCGTGGATGTGGATGCAGAGTACACCCAGTACAAACCCCCGCTGCAGCACCCCCTGCGGCCCGGTACCTGGACGGTGCGGGTGTTAAAACAATGGGAGCGCGTGGCGGAAGTTCGCTTCCTCGTCATGCCCTTAACCTTCAAAGATAAGGAGCCACTACGCAAAG AGGACAGCTGGCTGCATGCAGGTCCTGCAGGTAACCTGTACACGGAGCAGAGCTTCCAGCAGCTGAGCTCCGTGCTGAAGCTGCCTCCCCAGGAGTCGGCCATGCAGGAGGCCCAGCGTAAAGCCCAGCTCGTAGGTCAACCCCTTGAAGCGTGGGTGGACAGCAGCATAGAAACCTTCTGGGTTACAGGCGGCCTGTGCGCCACACAGACTTCCTCTTGCCCAGCCGTGGGACCTTGCTCCAAGACCTCGTGGAGCTCTCTGTCCCCGGACCCCAAGTCTGAACTGGGCCCAGTCAAAAGTGATGGGCGGATCAGGTAG
- the xylt2 gene encoding xylosyltransferase 2 isoform X1: MVASARVQKLLRRYKLAIAAALTILLVQGLVVWSLRGLEEGEAQRKTRRSKLPDHNSQDPKRDPALWKKQNSLSGRGRWSGRSERTGGTAASALRRGTNRKGEKPSIRLKSPQERGMTGAGLDTVALHDLSSSRNFSETRGGTDGAAKLPTAAILGEPGSVDGAHQAPSSDFVPKCDIIGKDALSALHRAGSQQCRQEIGNIVCQHQAGKLMPDALPQFCPELGISNPVQAVGEMDNSLSKVENPVRVAFVLMVHGRAVRQLKRLIKAIYHRDHYYYIHVDKRSGYMHREVMQIAQQYPNIRATTWRMVTIWGGASLLKAYLHSMQDLLSILDWKWDFFINLSATDFPTRTNDELVSFLSQQRDKNFLKSHGRENARFIKKQGLDRLFHECDNHMWRLGERSIPEGLEVSGGSDWFALTHRFVEYVINSQDALVSGLKQFYSYALLPAESFFHTVLGNSHMCDTLVDNNLRVTNWNRKLGCKCQYKHIVDWCGCSPNDFKPQDLIRIQQLTRPTFFARKFESTVNQEALDILDTHLYGQYAPGTVAVKAYWESLFEQLDGVGSLSDVALTAYTAFFRLGLKNLVATQSKVEACRFEPVGYPLSIHMYFYDDRFQGYLIRQEVQAVGSKVRETLEMWAVPQSTLVLETNLKEFERLKNLEIGTEWDPKERIFRNFGGVIGPLSEPLAVQKWARGPNLTATIVWIDPALVVAASYDITVDVDAEYTQYKPPLQHPLRPGTWTVRVLKQWERVAEVRFLVMPLTFKDKEPLRKEEDSWLHAGPAGNLYTEQSFQQLSSVLKLPPQESAMQEAQRKAQLVGQPLEAWVDSSIETFWVTGGLCATQTSSCPAVGPCSKTSWSSLSPDPKSELGPVKSDGRIR; this comes from the exons ATGGTGGCCAGCGCTCGAGTACAGAAGCTGCTCCGACGATATAAACTAGCGATTGCCGCAGCATTAACTATTCTCCTGGTCCAGGGGCTTGTGGTATGGAGTCTAAGGGGTCTGGAAGAAGGCGAGGCACAG AGAAAAACACGACGCTCTAAGCTGCCTGACCACAACAGCCAGGACCCCAAGAGAGACCCCGCACTTTGGAAGAAACAAAACTCTTTGTCGGGGAGGGGCAGATGGAGCGGCAGGTCGGAGAGGACGGGGGGCACGGCAGCCAGCGCACTGAGGAGAGGGACCAACCGCAAAGGAGAAAAGCCCAGCATCAGGCTGAAGTCTCCCCAGGAGCGGGGGATGACGGGAGCTGGATTGGATACTGTGGCCCTCCATGACCTGTCCAGCAGCCGCAACTTCAGCGAGACCCGAGGTGGCACTGACGGGGCGGCAAAGTTACCCACTGCTGCAATACTGGGGGAGCCGGGCAGCGTGGACGGGGCGCACCAAGCCCCCAGCAGTGACTTTGTGCCTAAATGTGATATCATAGGCAAGGACGCGCTGTCTGCCCTTCATCGCGCTGGGTCACAGCAGTGCCGACAGGAGATCGGCAACATCGTGTGTCAGCATCAGGCCGGGAAGCTCATGCCAGACGCACTTCCTCAGTTCTGCCCCGAGCTCG GTATATCAAATCCGGTCCAGGCCGTTGGCGAGATGGACAACAGCCTGTCCAAAGTGGAGAACCCCGTCAGAGTGGCATTCGTTCTGATGGTCCACGGCCGTGCTGTACGGCAGCTCAAGCGCCTCATCAAAGCCATATATCACCGTGACCACTACTACTACATCCACGTGGACAAG CGCTCCGGCTACATGCATCGGGAGGTCATGCAGATAGCCCAGCAGTACCCAAACATACGAGCCACTACCTGGCGGATGGTCACCATCTGGGGTGGTGCCAGCCTGCTAAAGGCCTACCTGCACAGCATGCAGGACCTGCTCTCTATTCTGGACTGGAAGTGGGATTTTTTCATCAATCTCAGCGCTACAGATTTTCCCACCAG GACCAATGATGAACTGGTGTCGTTCCTGTCGCAGCAAAGGGACAAGAACTTCCTCAAGTCCCACGGGAGAGAAAATGCCCG GTTTATTAAGAAGCAGGGCCTTGACCGTCTCTTCCACGAGTGTGACAACCACATGTGGCGTCTCGGCGAACGCAGCATTCCCGAAGGCCTGGAGGTCTCAGGCGGCTCTGATTGGTTTGCGCTCACCCACCGCTTCGTGGAATACGTCATCAACTCCCAGGATGCCCTGGTGTCGGGGCTGAAGCAGTTCTACTCCTACGCTCTGCTCCCTGCTGAG TCCTTCTTCCACACGGTGCTCGGGAACAGTCACATGTGTGACACCCTGGTGGACAACAACCTGCGTGTCACCAACTGGAACCGTAAGCTGGGCTGTAAATGCCAGTACAAGCACATTGTCGACTGGTGTGGCTGCTCTCCCAACGATTTCAAACCGCAAGACCTCATCCGGATCCAG CAATTGACCCGTCCGACATTCTTTGCCCGCAAGTTTGAGTCAACCGTGAACCAGGAGGCCTTAGACATCCTGGACACTCACCTGTATGGCCAGTACGCTCCGGGCACCGTTGCCGTCAAGGCGTACTGGGAGAGCCTGTTTGAGCAGTTGGATGGTGTGGGCTCACTCAGTGACGTGGCTCTCACTGCTTACACCGCTTTCTTTCGTCTTGGTTTAAAGAATCTGGTGGCCACTCAGAGCAAAGTGGAGGCCTGCAG GTTTGAACCAGTAGGCTACCCTCTATCAATACACATGTACTTTTATGACGACCGTTTCCAAGGATATCTGATCCGTCAGGAAGTCCAGGCTGTGGGTTCAAAGGTCAGGGAGACACTGGAGATGTGGGCAGTGCCCCAGTCCACGCTTGTCCTCGAGACAAACCTAAAGGAGTTTGAAAGGCTCAAGAATCTGGAA ATCGGCACAGAGTGGGATCCTAAAGAAAGAATCTTTCGCAACTTTGGGGGCGTGATTGGCCCTTTGAGTGAACCACTTGCAGTCCAGAAGTGGGCACGCGGCCCCAACCTGACAGCCACTATTGTATGGATTGACCCAGCTCTGGTGGTGGCTGCATCTTATGACATTACCGTGGATGTGGATGCAGAGTACACCCAGTACAAACCCCCGCTGCAGCACCCCCTGCGGCCCGGTACCTGGACGGTGCGGGTGTTAAAACAATGGGAGCGCGTGGCGGAAGTTCGCTTCCTCGTCATGCCCTTAACCTTCAAAGATAAGGAGCCACTACGCAAAG AAGAGGACAGCTGGCTGCATGCAGGTCCTGCAGGTAACCTGTACACGGAGCAGAGCTTCCAGCAGCTGAGCTCCGTGCTGAAGCTGCCTCCCCAGGAGTCGGCCATGCAGGAGGCCCAGCGTAAAGCCCAGCTCGTAGGTCAACCCCTTGAAGCGTGGGTGGACAGCAGCATAGAAACCTTCTGGGTTACAGGCGGCCTGTGCGCCACACAGACTTCCTCTTGCCCAGCCGTGGGACCTTGCTCCAAGACCTCGTGGAGCTCTCTGTCCCCGGACCCCAAGTCTGAACTGGGCCCAGTCAAAAGTGATGGGCGGATCAGGTAG